The Paenibacillus mucilaginosus 3016 genome includes the window TGCGAAATCCAATGATTTCAAGAGCATGCGTTGGAAAACAGGTGATTGGGAGAGCGTCAATAGGTAGATAACGCTTACAAACAGCCTTTCCAGGGGATTATCGTGACTTTTAGGTGAATTAGGGCTTTGTGCTGCGGGGGAAAGAGGATTATAATTCAAATCAATTGAATAACAAGCCGAATTTCTTAATGAAAACGGGGGAACCATGAGTTTAGGGGTGAATTCATCCAAGCCGCATATGGCTGGATGATAGGGTGCCTGTACATCCGAATCCGTCAGCTAACCTCGTAGGCTTTGTTACAGGAACCTATTTTTTGGCATTGGGTTTCCAGTGTCTTTTTTTTGTGCAAAAATCCTGATTTAAGAACCGAGGTGTTCGTTATTTGAAGCCAGCCGCCAAGAAATTCGAGCTGAAGCCGCCGCAAATTCTGGTACTCGGATTCGCAGCCATCATTCTGATCGGCTCTATTCTCCTGTCGCTGCCTGTGGCCTCAGCCAGCGGTCAGCCGACGCCGTTCCTCGATGCGCTGTTTACCGCGACCTCAGCTACCTGTGTAACGGGGCTGGTCGTAGTCGATACGGGTACCCATTGGTCCGTTTTCGGGCAAATCGTCATCATTCTGCTGATCCAGGTCGGTGGACTGGGCTTCATGACCATGGCGACGCTCTTCGCCTTTGTGCTGAAGAAGCGGATCTCGCTGAAGGAGCGGCTGATTCTTCAGGAGGCCATGAATCAGGGCTCGATGGAAGGGATCGTCCGGCTGATCCGCAAGGTGATCCGGTATTCGCTTACGATCGAGGCGATCGCCGCTGTCATTTTCTCGATCCGCTGGTCCTTTGACTTGGGGGTGTCACGGGGGATCTATTATGGGATTTTTCATGCGATTTCCTTCTTTAATAATGCAGGCTTCGATCTGTTCGGATCGGTGACGGGCAAATTCAGTTCCCTCACAGCCTATGCGGACGACTGGGTGATTAACCTGGTTTCGATGATGTTAATTATTCTTGGGGGTCTCGGGTTTGTCGTGATCTCCGATTTGATTGAATTCAAGACAGTGAAGAAGCTGTCTCTGCACTCTAAGGTCGTGCTGAGCGCTACCGGTATACTGATCGGCGTAGGCACGATTGTCATCTTCGTGTTCGAACTGACGAACATGAAGACGCTGGGCCCGCTGAGCTGGTCCGGCAAGTTCCTCGCCTCCCTGTTCCAATCAGTGTCTCCGAGGACGGCGGGAGCCAATTCGGTCGATATCGCGGGGCTGCGGCAGGCGACGCAGTTTTTCATCATCATCCTGATGTTCATCGGCGCTTCGCCGGGGTCCACCGGAGGCGGGATCAAAACGACTACCTTCACCACCCTGGTGGGAGCCATTGTCGCGATGATCCGCGGCAAGGAGGACATTGTGCTCTTCCATTACAGGCTCGGCAAGGACCGCATTCTCAAAGCCATCACGCTCACGATGATCGCGCTGTTCCTGGTGATCTTCGTAACGATGCTTCTCAGCACCACCGAGGATCATTCTTTCCTCATGATCTTGTTTGAAGTGACTTCCGCCTTCGGTACGGTGGGTCTCTCGATGGGGCTGACGCCGGATCTGACGGAGTTCGGCAAAGTGATGATCGCCCTGACGATGTTCGCCGGACGTCTCGGCCCGCTGACCCTTGCATATGCGCTCGGACCTAAGGCTGAGAAGGAGCTGTACCGTTACCCGGAAGGTAAAATTACGATTGGATAGGGGAACAACAACACATGAAACGCAGCCAATACGCTGTCATCGGACTGGGCCGCTTCGGCTCCTCCGTAGCAATGGAACTCATGAAGCTTGGCTATGAGGTGCTCGGCATCGATAAGGATGAGGAGTCTGTCGAGGAGATGGCTGACAAGCTGACCCATGTCGTCGTAGCCGACGCTACCGATGAAGAGGTGCTCCGGTCGCTGGGGATCCGCAACTTCGATTGTGTCGTCGTGTCGATCGGGGATGACATCCAGTCAAGCATTCTCACGGCCATTCTGCTAAAGGATATCGGTGTGGGCAATGTCGTGGCCAAGGCGCTATCGGAGCTCCATGGCAAAGTATTGAGCAAGATTGGTGTGGACCGGGTCATCTATCCGGAACGCGATATGGGCATCCGGGTGGCGCACCAGCTCGTCTCGCCGAATCTGCTCGATTATATCGAGCTTTCGAAGGAGTATACCATTGCCGAGCTGGCGGTGCCGCGATGTCTGTCCGGCCGCTCGCTGAAAGAGCTCGATACGCGGGCGCGTTATGGCTGCAGTGTGGTGGCGATTAACAAGAAGGACGGCGTGATCATCGCGCCGACGGCAACGGATACGGTGGAAGAGAAGGATATTATGGTCATCATCGGAACGAACCAGCAGATCGAGACCTTCGAGAATGCGGTCATCCGTTAATGGCTTCTTCCTAATGGGACCCCTTATGGACCGTACCGATCAATTACTAAACTGATGGGATGAGGAAGATGGAACAAGGCGTTTCATTGGAACACGTGCTGTACCTGCTCGTCATCATCCTGCTGACCGGCATGCTGGTGGGACGTCTCTCCGGTCTGCTGAAGCTCCCGGACGTGGCTCTGTTCCTGATTGCCGGAATTGTGCTGGGTCCGCTGCTGCACTGGATTCATGAGCCGAGCAGTTCCTTCACGAACCAGTTCATCCTGACCGTGGGATCTACCTTGATCCTCTTCGACGGAGGACGGAATATCCGTCTTGCCGGCCTGAAGAAGGTATGGCTCACGCTCACGCTGCTTAGTATCCCGGGAGTTCTGATTACCTGCGCGATTGTCGCGGCCGCTTCACACTGGCTGCTTCATCTGCCGTGGATGTATGCGCTGCTGCTGGGCGCGATCATTTCGTCGACCGATCCGGCGACGCTGATTCCGGTATTCAAGCAGGTAAGGGTTCGGACGAAGGTCAGGGAGACGGTCGAGAGCGAATCCGCCTTCAACGATGCGACAGGATCGATTCTCACGTTCACTCTGCTTGGTGCTCTGACCGGAGGGGGAGCGATCTCCCTTGGCGATTCGGTGAAGGAGTTTTTGATCACCGCTCTCGGCGGGATCGGCGCCGGTGTCTTGATCGGTCTCGCGCTTGCCTTCTTGACGGTGCACCGAAAGTTTGGGTTCCTCCGGGACTATGCGGGAATCGTTATGCTTGTAACGGCTGCAGGCGCATATCTCGCAGGGGATCTGCTCCATGTGAGCGGTTTTATGGCGACATTCACGGCTGGACTGATCTGGGGGAATGCCGAGCTGTTCGGGCTGGATTTCGCCGATCGGAAGCAGGAACTGCATCATGTGGCGGAGAACCTTACGGTGCTCCTTCGGATGCTGATCTTTGTCCTCCTTGGAAGCCAGGTCGACTTTGGGGTGATCGGGGAGTATCTCGTGCCGAGTCTTGGCGTGATCGCCATCTTCATGCTGATCGCAAGGCCGATGACCGTGCTCTTATGTGCTCTTCCGGACACGCGTGCGAAATGGGAGCGCAATGAACTGCTCTTCATGTTCTGGGTGCGCGAGACCGGCGTCATCCCGGCGGCCTTGTCCGGCATGGTGGTGGGGATGGGCATCGCCCACGCGGACATCATCGCGTCGGTGACCTTCCTCGCCGTGCTTGTCACGATCCTGCTGCAGGCCGGGACGACCGCCTATGCGGCCAGGCGGCTGGGTCTCGAAGAGAAGGCGGAGCCTTAGGCTCCGCCTTCTCTCTATATAATAGAAGAAACATTATGGCTGCCGGCAGCGGCAGGCGATCAGCTGGAGGAACTTCCGCCCTCGGAGCGGAAATGATGCACCGCATGGTCGATGAAACGGCGGATGGACGGCTCCAGAACGGCTTCCTCTATGAAGAGCAGGGAAGTCGTTCTTTTCGTTTGTTCCAGCTCGGGGATGTATCTCACGGTGACCTCGTTGTCCGCCAGCCAGTTGTGCCGCAGGTAGGATTCGGGCAGAAGCGTGGCCGCCTTACAGGTGGAGACCAGCCGGATGATGGCCTCGAAGGAGTCGATCTCCATCTTGACGTCGGGATGCACCTCGTACCGGTGGAACATCTCGTCCATGAGCACGCGGTACCACGTGCCGCGGGAGAAGAGGATCATCGGCAGTTCGTGGAGGTCGCGGATGTCGACCTCCTCCTTGTCCTGCAGCGGATGGACCTCGGGCAGGACGAGGCAGAGATGGTCGTCGAACAGCGGCACACAGGTCAGCGCGGGATCCGACATTTGGGAGGCGACCAGTCCGATGTCGACCTTCTTCTCCTTGACGAGCGGGACGATCTCATGCGTCTTGCCGGTCACGGCTTTGATATCCGTATGCGGGTAAGCCTGCGTATAGATCGTGATGAGCTCCGGCAGGGTGGACTGCAGCGTCGTGAGCGAGGCGCCGATAATAATGCTGGCGGGCTTGCTGTCGGTGGAATAAGCCTGCAGGGCCTGGCGGAGCTTGCGCTCAAGGCGCTTCTGCTCGATCGCATACTCGTAGCAGATCTCGCCGGCCCGGGTGAGCTCCAGCCGTTTGCCCTTGCGTTTGAAGAGCGCAACCCCGAGCTCTTCTTCGAGCCGCATGATTTTGCGGGAGAGGGCGGGCTGCGAGATGTTCAGGAGCAGGGAGGCTTTGTTCAGGCTCTGCTGCTCGACGACGGCCGCGAATTCGATAAGATGTTCCATGGGACGGAGACCCCTTTTTATGAGAATAGTTATGCGCACCGGTTATAAGGCGATATAAATAATCTGCACTTCCATTATAAGCGAAACGGGAGTAGTATGGTATTGTCACGACATGTTCACAAAAATTGCCGCGAACTGCATAAAAGATTGTCGATTCATGGAAAATAAGATGGGGTTTCTCGGTTGACGCTCTATGTATGCGGGAGTACAATGGTAAATGGTTTTGACGAATCGGTGACAAGCCTTATCTTGAGGGGGGAACGGATTGTAATGTTTAAAAACTCGTATTATTCTCGAAAGCTGCATTCATTGTTGGGTGTTATCCCGGTCGGTTTCTTCCTGATCGAGCACCTGCTGACGAATTACTCAGCGTTCAAGGGCGGGCACGAGGGATTCCTGGAGCACGTCGAATGGCTTCACGGTCTTCCGCTCGTGCTTGTGCTTGAGATCTTCGGGATCTGGATTCCACTGGCCTACCACGCCATCTACGGATTGTATGTGGCTTACACCGCCCGCAACAACGTGAATAACTACGGTTACTTCCGTAACCAGATGTTCTTCCTGCAGCGCGTAACCGGTGTCATTACCTTCATCTTCGTGGCGTTCCACTTCTTCCAGACGCGGTTCCAGATTACACTCGGGAATGTGGCGCAGGAAGCGATCGGCGTGCAGATGCATCACATTGCTACCGACACCGTCAACTTCGTATTCTACTGTATCGGCATCGTTGCTGCCGTGTTCCACTTCAGCAACGGGATGTGGTCGTTCCTCGTCAGCTGGGGCGTTACGGTAGGTCCTCGGGCACAGCGCGTCTCCACTTACGTGTGGATGGGTGTGTTCGTAATCATGTCTATTATGTTCATTCTGTCTCTGACGGCCTTCACGGATCCGCAGTTCCAGCAAGTGCCGCAGACGGCAACGCATTAAGGGGGAACGGACAATCATGGCGAATTCTAAAATTATCGTAGTCGGTGGAGGCCTGGCAGGCTTGATGGCGACCATCAAAGCAGCAGAGGCCGGCGTTCACGTCGACCTGTTCTCCTTGGTACCGGTTAAACGTTCTCACTCCGTCTGTGCTCAGGGCGGCATCAACGGTGCCGTCAACACCAAAGGGGAAGGCGACTCGCCTTGGGAGCACTTCGACGATACTGTATACGGGGGCGACTTCCTTGCGAACCAGCCGCCGGTTAAAGCCATGTGCGAAGCCGCACCGGGCATCATCCATCTTATGGACCGGATGGGCGTTATGTTCAACCGTACGCCGGAAGGTCTCCTGGATTTCCGCCGTTTCGGGGGCACGAAGCACCACCGTACCGCGTTCGCAGGCGCAACCACCGGCCAGCAGCTGCTGTACGCGCTCGATGAGCAGGTACGCCGCTGGGAGACCGCGGGTCTCGTCAAGAAGTACGAGCACTGGGAGTTCCTCGGCGCGGTTCTCGATGACGACGGCGTATGCCGCGGGATCGCAGGGCAGGATCTGCGAAGCATGGAAGTCAATACCTTCAAGGCCGATGCGGTCATCCTGGCTACCGGGGGCCCCGGCATCATTTTCGGCAAGACGACGAACTCCGTCATCAACACCGGTACGGCAGCGAGTGCCGTGTACCAGCAGGGTGTGCACTATGCCAACGGCGAGTTCATCCAGATTCACCCTACGGCGATCCCGGGCGACGACAAGCTGCGCCTGATGTCCGAATCCGCACGGGGCGAAGGCGGCCGCGTATGGACGTACAAGGACGGCAAGCCGTGGTACTTCCTGGAAGAGAAATATCCGGCGTACGGCAACCTCGTACCGCGTGATATTGCAACACGTGAGATTTTTGCGGTCTGCGTAGACATGAAGCTCGGCGTCAACGGCGAGAACATGGTTTACCTCGACCTGTCGCATAAGGATCCGAAGGAGCTCGACGTGAAGCTCGGCGGGATCATTGAGATCTACGAGAAGTTCATGGGCGACGACCCGCGCAAGATTCCGATGAAGATTTTCCCTGCGGTACACTATTCGATGGGCGGCATGTGGGTCGACTACAACCAGATGACGAACATCCCGGGCCTCTTCGCCTGCGGCGAGTGCGAATACCAGTACCACGGTGCGAACCGTCTCGGTGCGAACTCCCTGCTGTCCGCGATCTTCGGCGGAATGGTTACCGGTCCGAAAGCGATCGAGTACATCCGTGGACTCGACAAGTCGGCCGATGACATCTCCTCCTCCGTATTCGACCGTTACGGCAAGCTGCACACGGACAAGTACGAAGGCATCCTGAATATGGACGGCAAAGAGAATGCATACGTGCTCGGTAAAGAGCTCGGCGAATGGATGACCGATAACATGACGGTTGTTCGTTATAACAAGAAGCTCGAGCAGACGATCGACAAGATCAACGAGCTCAAGCAGCGCTACAAGAACATCAATATCAACGACTCCGCGCGCTACAACAACCCTGGTGTGGCGTACACCCGCCAGCTGTGGAACATGCTCGAGCTCGCGCATGCGATGACGCTCGGCGCCCTGCTGCGGAACGAAAGCCGCGGAGCCCACTACAAGCCGGAGTTCCCTGAGCGCAACGACGAGCAGTTCCTGAAGACGACCAAGGCGGCATGGACGGCCGAAGGCCCGCAAATTTCGTACGAAGAAGTCGACGTGTCTCTCATTGCACCGCGTAAGCGTGACTATACGACCGATAAGAAGAAGGGAGGTCATTAATCATGGCCGAAGCAACCGCAACTGCAAGCAGGAAGGTTAAATTCATCGTCACCCGCCAGGATTCCGCGGACGGCAAGTCCTACACCGAGGAATTCGAAGTGCCTTACCGCCCCAACATGAACGTCATCTCGGCGCTGATGGAAATTCAGCGTAATCCGGTGAACGCTTCGGGCAAAACAACGACGCCGGTATGCTGGGAATCGAACTGCCTTGAGGAAGTATGCGGCGCCTGCTCCATGGTTATTAACGGCAAGCCGCGCCAGGCGTGCTCCGCGCTCGTCGACAAGCTCGAGCAGCCGATCCGCATTGCTCCGATGTCCACGTTCCCTGTCGTGCGTGACCTTGTCATCAACCGGGAGCGTATGTTCTCCGCGCTGAAGAAGGTCAAAGCATGGATCCCGATCGACGGTACGTACGATCTCGGTCCGGGGCCGCGTATGGCGGAAGCGAAGCGCCAATGGGCTTACGAGCTGTCGAAGTGCATGACCTGCGGTGTCTGCCTGGAGTCCTGTCCGAATGTCAACGACAAGACGGACTTCATCGGACCTGCGGCCGTATCGCAGGTGCGTCTGTTCAACGCTCACCCGACAGGGGAGATGAACGCGCACGAGCGTCTCGAGGCGCTGATGGAAGACGGCGGGATCGAGGGCTGCGGCAACTCGCAGAACTGCGTGCGTTCCTGCCCGAAGGGCATTCCGCTGACGACCTCCATCGCAGCGATGAACCTCGATACGACGAAGCATCTGTTCAAGAAATGGCTCGGCATGTAACTGGTCTTATCCGGCTTCTCTTCACTGCGGCAGCAGGGAAGGGAAGCTTTTTTCGTAGCGGCTTCAAAAAGCATTGACGGGTAGAAATGGAGAAGGTACAATGTGTTTAAACGTTTCAATCAACAGGATGAAGGATTATTTCGTTCATTTCATTAAGGAAAAGGGGTTGTGGGTGACATGAGCAGAAAACGCCAGATTACTATCGTAGACCTTGCCGAAGCGGCTGGCGTTTCGATCGCAACGGTCTCGAATGTGCTCAACCGCCGGAATGTCCCGATGTCCGAGGAGACGATCCGCAAGGTAGAGGAAGCCGCAGAGCAGCTCGGCTACCGCCGCAACGTCATGGCGGCCAGTCTCAGCCGGCGCAAGTCCTACGAGCTCGGCATGCTGGTGCCCGGTTTCGGCGGCTATTACGGCCGTTTCGCCGAGGAGATGCAGCGCATGGCCCACCTGCACGGCTACCACTTGTCCGTGTTCTCGGCTGCCGGGTTCGACCCGGAGATCGAGAAGCGGCATCTCGACGTGCTGCTGCAGCGCCGGGTCGACGGCCTCTTCTGCCACGGCCTTGCCATGTCACAGGACGCGACACGGCAGATTGTCCGCGACGGGACACCGCTCGTGCTGTTCAACGGCTGGGGCTGGCCGGGCGATATCGCCATCGGGGCCGTCAATCTCGACTTTGCCGGCGGCGTGGAGGCGGCTGTGCTGCATCTCTATGAGAGCGGCTGCCGGCGGATTTATTACCTCAGCCGGCCGGAAGCGCACGCGGTGGACGCGCAGCGCCGGCTCGGGTTCCAGGCGGGGCTCGCCCGGCTCCCGGAGCAGGTAGAGTCCGGTATTCTCGAGACGCAGCGGTACCCCGGGTCTGTTGAAGAAGCTGTGGACGGGATTGGAAAGCTCGGTGCGGGTGAGGGACCGGTCGGCATGATCGGTTTCGATGACTTCACGGCGTTCACCTTCATGTCGGCCGTCCAGAGCCAGGGACTCCGGGTGCCGCAGGATTACAAGATCATCGGCATCAACAATGATCCGCTGTCTGCGCTCTGCTATCCGGGACTGTCGACGCTGGACATTCCTTACAACGATCAGGCGAAGCTTGCGATGGAGCTCATGCTTCAGAAGCTCGGCGGCAAAGAAGCGGAAGGGGAAGAAGGTCAGCCGCCTCAGGCGGAGGAGAAGAACGACGCTGCCGATACCCCGGAGATCCGTATTCCGCTGCAGCTCATGGCCCGCTTGTCCACCCAGCCTTAGGTGAAATGATGAACAGTCCCATCCCAATCCGAAGAGGAGTGTCCGGCTAATGACCTTGTGGCAGCAGGCCATCGAAGATGCGGTAGGGAAGACAAGAGAGAATATCAACCGGTTTGGCGACAAATTCCCTCATGTAGGCGCAGGAGACAAGTACATTCTGAACGACAATACGGACTGGACCGAGGGCTTCTGGTCCGGTATGCTCTGGCTGTGCTACGAATACTCGGGCGATGCAGCGTTCCGGCAGGCCGCAGGCCGTACGGTCGACAGCTTCCGCCGCCGGCTGGATCAGAACCGCGTGCTTGATCACCATGATATCGGCTTCCTGTACTCGCTCTCGGCCAAAGCCCAGTGGCTGATCGAGGGGGACGAAGAGGCCAGGAAGCTTACGCTGGAGGCAGCCGATGTGCTCATGCGGCGTTGGCGTCCCCAGGGCGGCTTCATCCAGGCCTGGGGAGAAGAAGGGGACCCGCACAACGGGGGCCGGATCATCATCGACTGCATGATGAATCTGCCGCTGCTGTATTGGGCTTACGGGCAGACGGGGGAAGAGAAGTACCGTAACGTCGCCGTCATCCATGCGGATAAATCCCGTCGCTTCCTCGTCCGGGGGGACGACTCATCGTATCACACGTTCTACTTCGATCCGCAGAACGGTGATTCGATCCGCGGCGGAACGGCCCAAGGCTACCGGGACGGCTCCACTTGGACGCGCGGGCAGGCCTGGGGCATCTACGGCTTTGCCTTGTCCTACCGTTACACGAAGAACCCTCTGTATCTCGAGACCTCCCGCCGGCTGGCCCGCTTCTTCTACGAGCATCTGCCCGAGGACAGCGTAGCGTACTGGGACTTCGATGCGCCGGTGAACGGAGAGACGCGGCGCGACAGCTCCGCTTCGGCCATTGCCGCAGCCGGCACCATCGAGCTGCTCGCGCATCTGGACGGTACGCATCCGGACCGCGCCTACTTCGAGGCGGCCCTGCAGCGTTCGGTCACCTCGCTCGTGGAGAACTACTCCACGATGGGCCGGCCCGACGCCGAAGGTCTGCTGCTGCACGGCTCTTACAGCGTACGCGAGAACAAGTCGCCGGACGACTATATGAGCTGGGGCGATTACTTCTATCTGGAGACGCTGCTCCGGCTGGAGCGGGGCATTCCCGGGTACTGGTACGAACGGGGACAGGACTGATTCATTCCTTATTGATATAGGTTAGATGCATGGCCATAACACCCTTTCTCCGGCCGGGCGCCGGGGAAAGGGTGTTTGACTTGTGGGGACCAGGGAGGAATGCCTCAAGAGAAGGACTGGCCTTCTTCCTTGCTGCGAAGGAATTCTCTGCCATAGTCACCGTGCGGATGGATTGTCGCATGCTCCGTTTGGATGGTGGAATGCTCGATGCCGAATTTCTCCTTGAGGGTCTCGTTGATGGCGAGGATGATGCAGAAAGGCTGCACTTTTTCGTCTACGAAGACATGGGCGGTCAGCGAGTAATGGTCGCTCGATACGGCCCACAGGTGCATTTCATGCACGTCTTCGACGCCTTCCACGTTCCCGATGGCCGAACGGATCTCATCGAGATTGAAGCGGTCAGAACGGATTCCATCAGAATAAGATAGGACTCCTTCAGAATCTTGACGCCGCCGGCGAAGATGATGCCGCCGATCAGCATACTGACCAGGGGATCGACCCACTGCAGGCCTGTAAAATAAATGACGACTGCCGATACGATGACACCGGCGGAGCTGAGCAGATCGCCGATGAAGTGCCACAAGGCGCTCTGGATATTGAGATTCTCTTCTTCCTTCATGCTGCGGCTGAGGACGAGCGTCAAGGTCAGATTCACCAGAAACCCGATGGAGGCGATGGCCAGCATCAGCTTGAAATCGATCGTCTGCGGCTCGATGAACCGGCGTCCACCCTCGATGAAGATGCCGATGGCGATGACGGCGAGAGCCAGCCCGTTCAGGAACGAGGCGATAATCTCGAAGCGCAGATAGCCGAACGTGAACTGGGCGTTGGGCGGACGCGAGGCGAGATAGATGGCGGTCATGCTCAGCCCGAGGGCAATGACGTCCGAGATCATATGAGCCGAATCCGAGAGGAGGGCGAGCGAGTTGGAGAGCAGGCCGCCGACGATCTCCACGACCGTGAAGAAAGCCGTGAGGAGCAGCGTAATCCATAAGGTTTTCTTGGAACGGGACTGTTCCTTGACATGGTGCAGATGATGGTAGTCGTACATGGGATCACCGACCTTTCCTACAGTGTATTCTCCGGAGGTCCATGCTGTATGTTGTCCGGATGACGGGATAAGCCCGGTATCTTCTAGCAGACATCACTAGAGAAAATAGAGGGGCTGTATGTCTCGGATTATACGTCAAGCCTGAAATTTTGGCAAATACTTTAATTGATAGCGATTTTCAGCGATTTGATAGTGATTTTCATTATGATGATAAGTTTTATCAAAGATTTGAAAGTATTTCTCAGTATCTTGAGATTCATTCTCAGATGAACTGCAGCGCTTTCAAAATTGTTACATAACTGAAATATGTTTGTTACACGCTTTTCATCTTAAGGCTGTATGATAAGTCTCAAGACCCCCTTTTTAATATATACACCTTAAGGCCCTCCCCGTTGGAGGGCCTCTTTTTTTTGTGCAATGCGTCAAAACATGGATAAATAAGAACTTTTAGTGGGAGGGGAATGCCCGGATTTTAGGCTTGGGGACGAATTGGGGACGAGGGGGCGAAACGAACCATATTGCAATAGAAACGGATTCATAGCGGCTGGCACTGTGGAATATATAATAACCGAGGCTTAATACACTTGGGGATTGAGGAAAATACGAATGAGCAGTCCATTCATCTCTGAATGTCCGGAGGTTGCACAAGCGATTCAATTGAATTGGCTGCCGTTAGCATCGCTTGACGAGATGGAGCACCGGGAATATGATGTTCTCATCGTAGGTTCAGGTGCGGGGGGCGGTGCGGCTTTATGGCGAATGTGCCAGCGATGGGGGGCCGATAAGCGGATTGGTGTAATTGAAGCCGGGGATACTTTATTAGATACACATGCCCGCAATATCAGCACACTATCCGATGAATTCCGCTTTTCAAGCTATTTGCGAGCCGTCAAACAACCGGTTGAAGGCAGCGCTCCAGACATGTTAGGTGCAACGCAAGTGACTGCGCTGGGCGGAAAAACGCTGTTCTGGACCGCTATCGCCCCTCGGCCATACGCAGGTGTGCTGGCCGATTGGCCTGTACCGATGCAGGAGCTGAATTATTACTTTGGGATTGCTGAGCAATTTATGAACGTCCGAGACTATTTTTCTTTCAAATACCCTATGTGGGAAGTACTGTTGAATCGGCTGCAAGTGAATGGATTTCCGCAGGCGAAATATGCACCAAGGGCACTTGATTTTGAGCCGCTTAATTATAAAGGCACCATTAATTCCAACGTTTATTTCAGCTCTATCCAATTTTTGGGTGAAAGCTTAAACTTGCATCCCTATGATCTGGCTGTACAGGCGAGGGCCACCCGGATTCTCACCTGCGGCGGCAGAGCATGTGGCGTTGAAGTGATGAGGAAGGACAAGAGTTTTTATAGGTTGAAGGCTAAAAATATTATCCTGGCAGCCGGCGCTTTTCAAACCCCGAGACTTCTTTTGCATTCGGCAATTCCTGGACCTAGCATCGGCCATTATTTGCAAAACCACTCTTATTTGCGGGTCACCGTGCAGATGAGGCAGGAGGGGTTCGCGCAAGGAATCAGTTTCGAAGCATTTCCTTACGCATTGATTATTCCCCAGACGGAAGGCCACCCCTATCAAATCCAGGTTTATCCTTCGGGATTAGCAGATGAAAAGAAACTGGAATTGAACGCTTTTGGGAGCGTGGAACCTCGTTATGCAAACCGTATAACGCTTGATCCATATAAGAGGGATGAATATGGCGTTCCGATAATCAAGGTGGATTTCAGCTATAGTTACAGGGACTGGGCCGTTATGGCCCAAATGTCACAAACGCTGCTGCGTGCTGCCGCTGCCTGGGAGAGCGTAATTCAACCTCCCGGCATATGCCTGCTGCCTCCCGGCGCAGACAACCATGAATCGGGAACGTGCCGGATGGGCATCGATCCCTACACCTCGGCAACGAATCCATTCGGGCAAATTCATAACATAACCGGATTATTTGTTGCAGACAATAGTGTGTTTCCTGGTACAGGAGGAGCCAATCCAACGCTTTCGACCATTGCGTTAGCCATCCGGACTGCAGATTATATCGCAGCATCGAATCCCTAAGAAATGGAAAGAAAGCGTTTTACGTCAAATGTCCAGCTGTTATCGAGTTATGCCATTGCAGCCGCAACATTCGCTAGGTCCTCATCTGATCCTCTGCCGAAAACAATAAAATGGGCGCCTCGCCTGTGCAAAGTAAGCGTCAAATAGCCCCCACCTTGTCTAACAAGATGAGG containing:
- a CDS encoding GMC oxidoreductase; this translates as MSSPFISECPEVAQAIQLNWLPLASLDEMEHREYDVLIVGSGAGGGAALWRMCQRWGADKRIGVIEAGDTLLDTHARNISTLSDEFRFSSYLRAVKQPVEGSAPDMLGATQVTALGGKTLFWTAIAPRPYAGVLADWPVPMQELNYYFGIAEQFMNVRDYFSFKYPMWEVLLNRLQVNGFPQAKYAPRALDFEPLNYKGTINSNVYFSSIQFLGESLNLHPYDLAVQARATRILTCGGRACGVEVMRKDKSFYRLKAKNIILAAGAFQTPRLLLHSAIPGPSIGHYLQNHSYLRVTVQMRQEGFAQGISFEAFPYALIIPQTEGHPYQIQVYPSGLADEKKLELNAFGSVEPRYANRITLDPYKRDEYGVPIIKVDFSYSYRDWAVMAQMSQTLLRAAAAWESVIQPPGICLLPPGADNHESGTCRMGIDPYTSATNPFGQIHNITGLFVADNSVFPGTGGANPTLSTIALAIRTADYIAASNP